One Oncorhynchus masou masou isolate Uvic2021 chromosome 27, UVic_Omas_1.1, whole genome shotgun sequence genomic window carries:
- the LOC135516285 gene encoding uncharacterized protein LOC135516285: protein MMALCLILALLVEMAAAQSLEMHLITANVGETVTLHCFYKGNLALYLMWYKQTMGHNPQLLSVFYKYNKNATFYHEFKGNTRFSVQSGEGMNHLKISDMQLSDSATYYCGNSYANQVEFGAGVILTVKGSGSRDMSVLQQPVSESVQLGDSVTLNCTIHTETCAGGHSVYWFRHGSGESHPGIIYTHGDRSDQCEKISEAGSPTQSCVYNLPKRNLSLSDAGTYYCAVASCGEILFGNGIKLDIQVSEHDSPFDMSPTVLALVVSNIVLGIVTLLLVWLLCKNRDSRGRTDVSTSQGNQNQDSDVLNYAAVSFTPKKKSSSRTAREKTSRDNAVYSDVRYLQQQ from the exons ATGATGGCACTGTGTCTGATACTGGCACTTCTTGTAGAGATGG CTGCTGCACAATCCTTGGAAATGCATCTTATTACGGCCAATGTTGGAGAGACTGTGACTTTGCACTGCTTCTATAAAGGCAACCTGGCACTGTACCTTATGTGGTACAAGCAAACAATGGGTCACAATCCTCAACTCTTATCAGTCTTTTACAAGTATAACAAGAATGCAACATTTTACCATGAATTTAAGGGTAACACTCGCTTCTCAGTGCAAAGCGGTGAAGGAATGAATCACCTAAAGATCTCAGACATGCAGCTCTCTGATTCAGCCACATACTATTGTGGGAACTCTTATGCCAACCAGGTGGAGTTTGGAGCAGGAGTCATTCTCACTGTGAAAG GTTCAGGGTCAAGAGACATGTCTGTGCTCCAGCAGCCTGTGTCTGAGTCAGTCCAACTAGGAGACTCTGTGACTCTGAactgtacaatacacactgagaCCTGTGCAGGAGGACACAGTGTCTATTGGTTCAGACATGGCTCAGGAGAATCCCATCCAGGAATCATTTACACCCATGGAGACAGGAGTGATCAGTGTGAGAAGATCTCTGAGGCTGGGTCTCCTACACAGAGCTGTGTCTACAACCTCCCCAAGAGGAACCTCAGCCTCTCTGATGCTGGGACTtactactgtgctgtggcctcaTGTGGGGAGATTCTGTTTGGGAACGGGATCAAGCTGGACATTCAAG TTTCCGAACATGATTCTCCATTTGATATGAGTCCTACTGTTCTGGCCTTGGTCGTCTCCAACATCGTTCTGGGGATAGTGACCCTTCTACTTGTCTGGCTACTGTGCAAGAACAGAGATAGCAGAG GGAGAACTGATGTCTCAACGTCCCAGGGCAATCAG AATCAAGACAGTGACGTGTTGAACTACGCAGCTGTCAGTTTCACCCCCAAGAAGAAGTCCTCCTCTAGAACAGCAAGAGAGAAGACCAGCAGAGACAATGCAGTGTACTCTGATGTCAGATACCTTCAGCAGCAGTGA